In Ensifer canadensis, a genomic segment contains:
- a CDS encoding ABC transporter ATP-binding protein, producing MSARDRKQHAVDSDTISGILKRVIAENGRDHIRGYVFAIACLAVVAVTTGFTASIMETVINEAFANRNAGIVLLVCGSIFGAFVLRGFATYGQAVALSKIGNNIVARYQRRLYAHLMALSVGYFNETRSAQLAAQISQNVSGIRDVLNLTVTSIARDLLTLIGLVGVMFAKDWLLSIIVFVAAPPLLLGLRYVSRRLRSATRESIEVNSRVLGAMQETIQGISIVKAFTMERELRGKVEAIIERAENRANRIARLSERTAPMTETFAGLAISCVLAYSAFRAIYAGVPPGAFFAFVVALLMAYDPARRLARLQVSLERAAVNARMVYEILDTVPHQRDKPDAKQLEFHGANVELRDVRFRYANGDEILKGVSFVAEGGKTTALVGPSGAGKSTVISLVPRFYDPASGQILIDGQDIADVTKQSLRNGIAYVSQQPYLFEGSIRDNIRYGRPDATDAEIEEAARLAYAHDFILTQPQGYDTPVGENGVTMSGGQRQRLSIARALVRNAPILLLDEATSALDTESEAAVQKALDEAMHGRTVIVIAHRLSTVVNADKIIVMKDGLVVEEGTHEDLARRQDGLYARLHNLQGKAPEASADAEI from the coding sequence TTGAGCGCCAGAGATAGAAAACAGCACGCTGTCGATTCTGACACGATCAGCGGAATCTTGAAGCGGGTCATCGCAGAAAACGGTCGCGATCATATCCGCGGCTACGTCTTTGCCATTGCGTGCCTGGCTGTCGTCGCCGTGACGACCGGCTTTACCGCCTCGATCATGGAGACCGTGATCAACGAGGCTTTTGCCAACAGAAATGCGGGTATCGTGCTGCTGGTGTGCGGTTCGATCTTTGGCGCGTTCGTGTTGCGCGGCTTTGCCACCTACGGCCAGGCGGTCGCCTTGTCGAAGATCGGCAACAATATCGTCGCGCGCTACCAGCGCCGGCTCTATGCGCATCTGATGGCACTGAGCGTCGGTTACTTCAACGAGACACGCTCGGCGCAGCTCGCTGCCCAGATCAGCCAGAATGTCAGCGGCATTCGGGACGTGCTCAATCTGACCGTCACTTCGATCGCCCGTGATCTCCTGACCCTGATCGGGCTCGTCGGCGTGATGTTCGCCAAGGATTGGCTGCTGTCGATCATCGTCTTCGTGGCAGCGCCGCCGTTGCTGCTGGGCCTGCGCTACGTTTCCAGGCGCTTGCGCTCGGCGACGCGTGAATCCATCGAGGTCAACAGCCGTGTCCTCGGTGCCATGCAGGAGACGATCCAGGGCATTTCCATCGTCAAGGCATTCACGATGGAGCGCGAACTGCGCGGCAAGGTCGAAGCGATCATCGAGCGGGCCGAAAACCGGGCCAACCGGATTGCGCGCTTGAGCGAACGCACCGCGCCGATGACCGAAACCTTTGCGGGTCTCGCGATTTCCTGCGTGCTTGCCTATTCCGCGTTCCGCGCGATTTATGCCGGCGTACCGCCGGGAGCCTTCTTCGCCTTCGTCGTCGCTCTGTTGATGGCCTATGACCCGGCCCGACGCCTGGCGCGCCTGCAGGTTTCGCTGGAACGTGCCGCGGTCAACGCCCGCATGGTCTACGAAATCCTCGACACGGTGCCGCATCAGCGTGACAAGCCGGATGCAAAGCAGCTCGAGTTCCACGGTGCAAACGTCGAGCTGCGCGATGTGCGCTTCCGCTACGCCAATGGCGACGAGATTCTGAAGGGCGTCAGCTTTGTCGCCGAAGGCGGCAAGACCACTGCGCTTGTCGGCCCGTCCGGGGCCGGAAAGTCGACGGTCATCAGCCTTGTTCCGCGGTTCTACGATCCGGCCTCCGGCCAGATTCTGATCGACGGGCAGGACATCGCCGACGTCACCAAGCAGTCGCTGCGCAATGGCATCGCCTATGTCTCGCAGCAGCCCTATCTTTTCGAAGGCTCTATCCGCGACAACATCCGCTATGGCCGCCCGGACGCGACCGATGCGGAAATCGAGGAAGCCGCGCGTCTGGCCTATGCGCATGACTTCATCCTCACCCAGCCGCAGGGTTACGACACCCCGGTTGGCGAAAACGGGGTCACGATGTCCGGTGGCCAGAGGCAGCGTCTGTCGATCGCCCGCGCGTTGGTGCGCAATGCACCGATCCTGCTGCTCGACGAGGCAACCTCGGCGCTCGACACCGAGTCGGAGGCCGCGGTGCAGAAGGCGCTCGACGAGGCGATGCACGGACGCACGGTCATCGTCATCGCCCACCGTCTGTCCACGGTCGTCAATGCCGACAAGATCATCGTCATGAAGGACGGTCTCGTCGTCGAGGAAGGCACGCACGAGGATCTTGCGCGCCGCCAGGACGGTCTCTACGCTCGCCTGCACAATCTCCAGGGCAAGGCCCCAGAGGCGTCGGCCGACGCCGAAATCTAA
- a CDS encoding 2,3-bisphosphoglycerate-dependent phosphoglycerate mutase: MSGTLVLVRHGQSDWNLKNLFTGWRDPDLTELGVEEAKAGGKALADYGIKFDIAFTSSLIRAQRTCQFVLDAVGQPSLETIRDQALNERDYGDLSGLNKDDAREKWGEEQVHIWRRSYDISPPGGESLRDTGARVWPYYLTDILPRVLAGEKVLVAAHGNSLRSLVMVLDRLTKEEILKLNLATGVPMVYKLNANSTVASKEVLGDMSAAH, from the coding sequence ATGAGCGGCACCCTCGTCCTTGTCCGGCATGGCCAGAGCGACTGGAACCTGAAGAACCTGTTCACCGGCTGGCGCGATCCTGACCTGACCGAGCTTGGCGTCGAAGAAGCCAAGGCTGGCGGCAAGGCGCTCGCCGACTACGGCATCAAGTTCGACATCGCCTTCACCTCGTCGCTGATCCGCGCCCAGCGCACCTGCCAGTTCGTGCTCGACGCCGTCGGCCAGCCGTCACTCGAAACCATCCGCGATCAGGCGCTGAATGAGCGCGACTATGGTGACCTCTCCGGCCTCAACAAGGATGATGCCCGCGAGAAGTGGGGCGAAGAGCAGGTGCATATCTGGCGCCGTTCCTACGACATTTCGCCGCCGGGCGGCGAAAGCCTGCGCGACACCGGCGCCCGCGTATGGCCCTACTACCTGACGGATATCCTGCCGCGCGTGCTGGCCGGCGAGAAGGTTCTCGTTGCCGCGCATGGCAACTCGCTGCGCTCGCTCGTCATGGTTCTCGACCGGTTGACGAAGGAAGAGATCCTGAAGCTCAATCTCGCGACCGGTGTGCCGATGGTCTACAAGCTCAACGCCAATTCGACGGTCGCTTCCAAGGAAGTGCTCGGCGATATGTCGGCTGCCCATTAA
- the dapB gene encoding 4-hydroxy-tetrahydrodipicolinate reductase — MSTTDMKLVVVGAAGRMGQTLIRMVHGMDGVRLHAAVERPGSPFVGRDAGELAGLGPIGIAITDKPLEAFVEAEGVLDFTSPAGTVEFAGLAAQARIVHVIGTTGCGADDDAKIRAAARHARIVKSGNMSLGVNLLGVLTEKAARALGPAAWDIEILEMHHKHKVDAPSGTALLLGEAAARGRSIALSENSVRVRDGHTGARPQGTIGFATLRGGSVIGEHSVILAGEGEQVTLSHSATDRSIFARGAITAALWARDQKPGFYSMLDVLGLN, encoded by the coding sequence ATGAGCACGACGGACATGAAGCTTGTGGTCGTCGGCGCGGCCGGTCGCATGGGCCAGACGCTGATCCGTATGGTTCACGGCATGGACGGCGTCCGCCTGCATGCGGCCGTCGAACGTCCAGGCTCACCCTTCGTCGGCCGTGACGCGGGCGAACTCGCCGGGCTCGGACCGATCGGCATCGCGATCACCGACAAGCCGCTCGAAGCTTTTGTCGAAGCCGAAGGCGTGCTCGATTTCACGTCGCCGGCCGGCACCGTCGAATTTGCCGGCCTCGCCGCACAGGCACGCATCGTGCATGTGATCGGCACCACCGGCTGCGGGGCGGATGACGACGCGAAGATCCGCGCTGCCGCGCGTCATGCCCGCATCGTCAAGTCGGGCAATATGAGTCTCGGCGTCAATCTTCTCGGCGTGCTGACGGAGAAGGCGGCGCGTGCTCTCGGGCCTGCTGCCTGGGACATCGAAATCCTCGAAATGCACCATAAGCACAAGGTGGATGCCCCCTCCGGCACGGCACTGCTCCTTGGCGAAGCGGCGGCGAGGGGGCGCAGCATTGCGCTGTCTGAAAATTCCGTGCGCGTCCGTGACGGCCACACCGGCGCCCGCCCGCAAGGCACGATCGGTTTTGCGACGCTGCGCGGCGGCTCGGTGATCGGCGAACACTCGGTCATTCTCGCCGGAGAAGGCGAACAGGTGACGCTGTCCCACAGCGCCACCGACCGTTCCATCTTCGCGCGGGGCGCCATTACCGCAGCACTCTGGGCACGCGACCAGAAACCCGGCTTCTACTCCATGCTCGATGTTCTCGGGCTCAACTGA
- a CDS encoding glucokinase: MPGASDNSFSFPILIGDIGGTNARFALLLDAFAEPKQLPPIKTGDFETIEEALQKSILDKTSVQPRSAILAVAGPIKGDEIPLTNAGWVLRPKDMLSGLGLEDVLIINDFEAQALAVAAPAAEDLVKIGGGSVRPLTSRVVLGPGTGLGVGGLVFAQHTWFPVPGEGGHVDIGPRTERDFQIWPFLEPIEGRMAGEQILCGRGIMNLYRAVCAANGEEPVLNDPAEVTTAALADNNPAAVESISLFSTYLGRVAGDMALIFMARGGVFLAGGISQKILPALQKPEFRAAFEDKAPHSALMKTIPTFAVIHPMAALSGLAAFARTPRDFGVATEGRRWRS; encoded by the coding sequence ATGCCCGGTGCGAGTGACAACAGTTTTTCCTTTCCGATCCTGATCGGCGACATCGGCGGCACCAATGCCCGCTTCGCTTTGCTGCTCGATGCCTTTGCCGAGCCGAAGCAGCTGCCGCCGATCAAGACCGGCGATTTCGAGACGATCGAGGAAGCGTTGCAGAAGAGCATCCTCGACAAGACCTCGGTCCAGCCGCGGTCGGCGATCCTCGCCGTCGCCGGCCCGATCAAGGGCGACGAGATTCCGCTGACCAATGCCGGCTGGGTGTTACGCCCCAAGGACATGCTGTCGGGCCTCGGCCTTGAGGACGTCCTGATCATCAACGATTTCGAGGCGCAGGCGCTGGCCGTCGCCGCCCCGGCTGCCGAAGATCTGGTGAAGATCGGTGGCGGCAGCGTTCGCCCGCTGACCTCCCGCGTCGTTCTCGGTCCGGGTACCGGACTCGGTGTCGGCGGCCTGGTCTTCGCGCAGCACACCTGGTTTCCGGTGCCCGGCGAAGGCGGTCATGTCGATATCGGCCCGCGAACCGAGCGCGACTTCCAGATCTGGCCTTTCCTGGAGCCGATCGAGGGGCGCATGGCCGGCGAGCAGATCCTCTGCGGTCGCGGCATCATGAATCTTTATCGGGCCGTTTGCGCCGCCAATGGCGAAGAACCGGTCCTGAACGATCCGGCCGAGGTCACCACAGCAGCACTTGCCGACAACAACCCCGCCGCGGTCGAGAGTATATCGCTGTTTTCGACCTATCTCGGTCGCGTGGCCGGCGACATGGCGCTGATTTTCATGGCGCGCGGCGGTGTGTTTCTGGCCGGTGGCATTTCGCAAAAGATCCTGCCGGCGCTGCAAAAACCGGAATTCCGGGCCGCCTTCGAAGACAAGGCGCCGCATTCCGCGCTGATGAAGACCATCCCGACCTTCGCGGTCATTCATCCGATGGCGGCACTGTCGGGTTTGGCAGCTTTCGCGCGCACGCCGAGAGACTTCGGTGTTGCAACGGAGGGACGCCGCTGGCGAAGCTGA